The Dreissena polymorpha isolate Duluth1 chromosome 10, UMN_Dpol_1.0, whole genome shotgun sequence genome includes a region encoding these proteins:
- the LOC127848455 gene encoding uncharacterized protein LOC127848455 isoform X2 — translation MGKLQKEKGRRMKKKISENTRKESKQSFLGTSSDTSWAFLQLVIESHHPRLLRTKAFMDLKKAKERYVNATSLSGQQRKQKQTMLRRPNLKLSDFEKKESEQSVVLSDEHLRYESNIGLNCEMYYMGNLKKDHDDSLTTKMMDTYRRLMNSVGVIMVDGKTLGTGFRVGKIYVATAWHVVNGILEYEP, via the exons ATGGGTAAGCTACAAAAAGAAAAGGGGCGGCGAATGAAAAAGAAGATAAGCGAAAATACAAGAAAGGAATCTAAACAATCTTTTTTAG GTACATCTTCAGATACAAGCTGGGCTTTTTTACAATTG GTGATTGAGTCGCATCATCCTAGACTTTTGCGTACAAAAGCCTTCATGGACCTCAAGAAG GCGAAAGAACGTTATGTTAACGCCACTTCATTAAGCGGTCAGCAACGAAAACAAAAGCAGACCATGCTAAGACGACCTAACTTGAAGCTAAGCGACTTTGAAAAAAAGGAATCTGAACAATCAGTTGTGCTGTCAGATG AACATTTGCGTTATGAATCTAACATTGGACTCAATTGTGAAATGTACTACATGGGCAATTTAAAG AAAGACCACGATGATAGTTTAACAACGAAAATGATGGACACATATCGCAGACTCATGAACTCTGTTGGAGTCATTATGGTAGATGGGAAAACCTTGGGCACAGGTTTTCGAGTCGGAAAAATATATGTTGCAACGGCCTGGCATGTTGTAAACGGCATTTTAG AATACGAACCGTGA
- the LOC127848455 gene encoding uncharacterized protein LOC127848455 isoform X1: MGKLQKEKGRRMKKKISENTRKESKQSFLGTSSDTSWAFLQLVIESHHPRLLRTKAFMDLKKAKERYVNATSLSGQQRKQKQTMLRRPNLKLSDFEKKESEQSVVLSDEHLRYESNIGLNCEMYYMGNLKKDHDDSLTTKMMDTYRRLMNSVGVIMVDGKTLGTGFRVGKIYVATAWHVVNGILDHRLTGVKNSSNLLQAYIVFSDPPDDCSATKYTFKRAYYSDEGLDFAILKISNADKSLPLKLAIRKEPWEPPFMGGSVSLISYGHPSKHNKIIELQCKVVVSTKQEMHKLRLFVHKHGNDLKCNLKANCEFKVVDECSIGYDADKKIFINCFVEKGASGAPMLACINPLYDIVEVVGMLTHGLPEFYYCLNEDFQKRIPNSQRIEAGYKMSHVYENMKQIKPVLAADVFT; the protein is encoded by the exons ATGGGTAAGCTACAAAAAGAAAAGGGGCGGCGAATGAAAAAGAAGATAAGCGAAAATACAAGAAAGGAATCTAAACAATCTTTTTTAG GTACATCTTCAGATACAAGCTGGGCTTTTTTACAATTG GTGATTGAGTCGCATCATCCTAGACTTTTGCGTACAAAAGCCTTCATGGACCTCAAGAAG GCGAAAGAACGTTATGTTAACGCCACTTCATTAAGCGGTCAGCAACGAAAACAAAAGCAGACCATGCTAAGACGACCTAACTTGAAGCTAAGCGACTTTGAAAAAAAGGAATCTGAACAATCAGTTGTGCTGTCAGATG AACATTTGCGTTATGAATCTAACATTGGACTCAATTGTGAAATGTACTACATGGGCAATTTAAAG AAAGACCACGATGATAGTTTAACAACGAAAATGATGGACACATATCGCAGACTCATGAACTCTGTTGGAGTCATTATGGTAGATGGGAAAACCTTGGGCACAGGTTTTCGAGTCGGAAAAATATATGTTGCAACGGCCTGGCATGTTGTAAACGGCATTTTAG ATCATCGACTAACAGGAGTGAAAAATTCGTCAAATTTGCTACAAGCCTACATTGTCTTCAGTGACCCTCCAGACGATTGTTCTGCTACAAAATACACTTTCAAACGAGCATACTATTCTGATGAAGGCCTTGATTTTGCAATTCTGAAAATAAGTAATGCAGACAAATCGTTACCACTTAAACTTGCAATAAGGAAGGAACCATGGGAACCACCTTTTATGGGGGGAAGTGTTTCGTTAATCAGTTATGGTCATCCAtctaaacacaataaaattattgaactACAATGTAAAGTAGTCGTTTCTACAAAACAAGAGATGCACAAATTGCGGTTGTTTGTTCACAAACACGGAAACGATCTTAAGTGCAATTTGAAGGCGAACTGCGAATTTAAAGTTGTTGACGAATGTTCTATCGGATACGATGCTGACAAAAAGATATTCATTAATTGTTTCGTGGAAAAGGGAGCTTCCGGGGCACCTATGCTGGCATGCATTAATCCGCTGTATGACATTGTTGAAGTCGTAGGGATGTTGACTCATGGGTTGCCAGAGTTTTACTATTGCCTTAATGAGGACTTTCAGAAACGTATTCCAAACAGTCAACGAATCGAAGCAGGATACAAAATGTCACAtgtttatgaaaatatgaaacaaattaaACCCGTTTTAGCGGCAGATGTTTTTACATAA